One genomic segment of Bradyrhizobium diazoefficiens includes these proteins:
- the tolQ gene encoding protein TolQ, with protein MNPADVAQSALPVAASADVSLIALFWQAHWIVKGVMLGLLSCSVWVWAIAIDKIFLFSRTRRSMDRFEQAFWSGESIEELYRTLSAKPTHSMAACFVAAMREWKRSFESHARSVAGLQMRIDKVMNVSIAREVERLERRLLVLATVGSAGPFVGLFGTVWGIMSSFQSIAASKNTSLAVVAPGIAEALFATAVGLIAAIPATIFYNKFTSEVNRQAQRLEGFADEFSAILSRQIDERG; from the coding sequence ATGAATCCGGCCGACGTGGCTCAGTCAGCCCTTCCGGTTGCCGCTTCCGCGGACGTGTCGCTGATTGCGTTGTTCTGGCAGGCTCACTGGATCGTGAAAGGGGTGATGCTGGGACTTCTGTCCTGCTCAGTCTGGGTCTGGGCGATCGCTATCGACAAGATCTTCCTGTTTTCCCGCACCCGCCGCTCGATGGACCGTTTCGAGCAGGCGTTCTGGTCCGGCGAGTCGATCGAGGAGCTCTATCGCACCCTCTCGGCCAAGCCGACCCATTCCATGGCCGCCTGCTTCGTCGCGGCCATGCGCGAGTGGAAGCGTTCCTTCGAGAGCCACGCCCGCTCGGTCGCGGGCCTTCAGATGCGCATCGACAAGGTCATGAACGTCTCGATCGCGCGGGAGGTCGAGCGGCTGGAACGCCGCCTCCTGGTGCTCGCCACCGTCGGCTCCGCCGGCCCCTTCGTCGGCCTGTTCGGCACGGTCTGGGGCATCATGTCGAGCTTCCAGTCGATCGCGGCGTCGAAAAATACCTCTCTGGCGGTGGTCGCCCCCGGTATCGCGGAAGCGCTGTTTGCGACCGCCGTCGGCCTTATCGCCGCCATTCCTGCCACTATTTTCTACAATAAGTTCACTTCCGAGGTGAACCGGCAGGCCCAGCGGCTTGAGGGCTTCGCCGATGAATTTTCAGCCATCCTGTCGCGTCAGATCGACGAGCGGGGCTGA
- the tolR gene encoding protein TolR → MGMNVASSSGGGGRRSRRKPVMAEINVTPMVDVMLVLLIIFMVSAPLLTVGVPLDLPQTQAKSLEQNDQKPIQMSVDIKGKVFINDAEIALNELVPKLKAITDARGGLEERIYLRADKKADYGTVAKVMGLLSGAGFKKLALVTEADQGS, encoded by the coding sequence ATGGGCATGAACGTCGCGAGTTCGTCCGGAGGCGGCGGGCGCCGCAGCCGGCGCAAGCCGGTCATGGCCGAGATCAATGTCACCCCGATGGTCGACGTGATGCTGGTGCTGCTCATCATCTTCATGGTGTCGGCGCCGCTGCTCACGGTCGGCGTGCCGCTCGATTTGCCGCAGACTCAGGCCAAGAGCCTCGAGCAGAACGACCAGAAGCCGATCCAGATGTCGGTCGACATCAAGGGCAAGGTGTTCATCAACGACGCCGAGATCGCGCTCAACGAGCTGGTGCCGAAGCTGAAGGCGATCACGGACGCGCGCGGCGGCCTCGAGGAACGCATCTATCTGCGCGCCGACAAGAAGGCGGATTACGGCACGGTGGCCAAGGTGATGGGCCTGCTGTCGGGCGCGGGCTTCAAGAAGCTGGCGCTCGTCACGGAAGCGGATCAGGGGTCCTAG
- a CDS encoding protein TolA, with protein MKVKVDKTLVASIALHVLVLGWGLVTFSSKAFVAPEESLPIDIISSDQLAKMMSGQKTGKKEEPKPKVEKIAEAKPEEDAVGKVTEKKELIKTNSQPEPPPKPVEKPVEKKPEPPKPVAEAKPKEEPKPQEKKPDPAKEDPIAELQKKLETKKPPPKPVEQKVAAVQPQQQPKPKERTFDPAQIARDLDKRAATRHELAGSTLNASASLGSTSGTAANNVATWQGAFQGAVKRCFTPTYNGQDANQYEADIDIPMRIDGSLAAEPVIVAVRGPSRSIAQAVAESAKRAIVQCQVYSFLPKQQYDSWKLIPMTFGLKDML; from the coding sequence GTGAAGGTGAAGGTCGACAAGACACTCGTTGCGTCGATTGCCCTCCACGTCCTCGTGCTGGGATGGGGGCTCGTCACCTTCAGCAGCAAGGCTTTTGTCGCGCCGGAAGAGTCCCTCCCGATCGACATCATCTCCTCGGATCAGCTTGCAAAGATGATGTCGGGGCAGAAGACCGGCAAGAAGGAAGAGCCGAAGCCCAAGGTCGAGAAGATCGCGGAGGCCAAGCCTGAAGAGGACGCCGTCGGCAAGGTCACCGAGAAGAAAGAGCTGATCAAGACCAACTCGCAGCCCGAGCCGCCGCCCAAACCCGTCGAGAAGCCGGTCGAGAAGAAGCCCGAGCCGCCCAAGCCGGTCGCCGAGGCCAAGCCCAAAGAAGAGCCGAAGCCGCAGGAAAAGAAGCCAGATCCGGCCAAGGAAGATCCGATCGCCGAGCTCCAGAAGAAGCTGGAAACCAAGAAGCCGCCGCCCAAGCCGGTGGAGCAGAAGGTCGCCGCGGTGCAGCCGCAGCAGCAGCCGAAGCCCAAGGAGCGCACCTTCGACCCCGCGCAGATTGCCCGGGACCTCGACAAGCGGGCTGCGACCCGGCACGAGCTCGCGGGATCGACGCTGAATGCGTCGGCGTCATTGGGCTCAACGAGCGGAACAGCCGCAAACAACGTCGCGACCTGGCAAGGTGCATTCCAGGGCGCGGTCAAGCGCTGCTTCACGCCCACTTATAACGGGCAGGACGCCAACCAATACGAAGCCGACATCGACATTCCCATGAGGATCGACGGATCGCTCGCCGCAGAGCCCGTCATCGTCGCGGTGCGCGGACCATCGCGGTCGATCGCCCAGGCCGTCGCGGAGAGCGCCAAGCGCGCCATCGTACAGTGCCAGGTCTATTCGTTCCTGCCGAAGCAGCAATACGATAGCTGGAAGCTCATTCCGATGACTTTCGGCCTGAAAGACATGTTGTGA
- the tolB gene encoding Tol-Pal system beta propeller repeat protein TolB, whose amino-acid sequence MNRRRFMTLTGSTLALLGGGQAFAQQPQQGRLRIDPTEFRPIPIAITNFVPGSPADGDVSNGVTQVITNNLKRSGLFAPIDQAAFIERISNIDVAPQFENWKTLNAQALVTGRMTRQQDGRLKAEFRLWDVVTGQQLAGQQYFTSPEYWRRIAHIISDQIYEKMTGEKGYFDSRVVFVDESGPKERRVKRLAMMDQDGANVRYLTRGSDLVLTPRFSPNSQEITYMEFGQGDPKVYLFNIETGQREIVGNFPGMTFAPRFSPDGQRVIMSLQQGGNSNLFVMDLRSRSTTRLTDTPAIDTSPSYSPDGTRICFESDRGGRSQIYVMAAGGGPAQRISFSKDDTNATYSTPVWSPRGDYIAFTRQGGGQFSIGVMKPDGSGERLLTSGFHNEGPTFSPNGRVLMFFRDPGGNSGPSLYSVDISGRNELKVPTPGFASDPAWSPLLSSSAGQ is encoded by the coding sequence ATGAACCGCCGCCGCTTCATGACGCTGACCGGGTCAACGCTTGCGTTGCTCGGAGGCGGACAAGCCTTCGCCCAGCAGCCGCAGCAAGGCCGTCTCCGCATCGATCCCACTGAGTTTCGTCCCATCCCGATCGCGATCACCAATTTCGTGCCGGGCTCGCCCGCCGACGGCGATGTCAGCAACGGCGTGACCCAGGTCATCACCAACAATCTGAAGCGCTCGGGCCTGTTTGCCCCGATCGACCAGGCCGCCTTCATCGAGCGCATCAGCAATATCGACGTCGCGCCGCAATTCGAGAACTGGAAGACGCTCAACGCGCAGGCCCTCGTCACCGGCCGCATGACGCGGCAGCAGGACGGCCGACTCAAGGCCGAATTCCGCCTGTGGGACGTGGTCACCGGACAGCAGCTCGCGGGACAGCAATATTTCACCTCGCCGGAATATTGGCGCCGGATCGCCCACATCATCTCGGACCAGATCTATGAAAAGATGACGGGCGAGAAGGGTTATTTCGACAGCCGCGTCGTGTTCGTGGACGAGAGCGGGCCGAAGGAGCGCCGCGTCAAGCGGCTCGCCATGATGGACCAGGACGGCGCCAATGTCCGCTACCTCACCCGCGGCTCCGATCTCGTGCTGACGCCGCGCTTCTCGCCGAACTCGCAAGAGATCACCTACATGGAGTTCGGCCAGGGCGATCCGAAGGTCTATCTCTTCAACATCGAGACCGGGCAGCGCGAGATCGTCGGCAACTTCCCCGGCATGACCTTTGCGCCGCGCTTCTCGCCGGACGGCCAACGCGTCATCATGAGCTTGCAGCAGGGCGGCAATTCCAACCTGTTCGTGATGGATCTGCGCTCGCGCTCGACCACCCGCCTCACCGACACGCCGGCGATCGACACGTCTCCCTCTTACTCGCCGGATGGCACCCGCATCTGCTTCGAATCCGATCGCGGCGGCAGGTCGCAGATCTACGTGATGGCCGCCGGCGGCGGGCCAGCGCAGCGCATCTCCTTCTCCAAGGACGATACCAACGCAACCTATTCGACGCCGGTGTGGTCGCCGCGCGGCGACTACATCGCCTTCACCAGACAGGGCGGTGGGCAGTTCTCGATCGGCGTCATGAAGCCGGACGGCTCCGGCGAGCGGTTGCTGACGTCCGGCTTCCATAATGAAGGCCCGACCTTCTCGCCGAACGGCCGCGTGCTGATGTTCTTCCGCGATCCCGGCGGCAACAGCGGACCGTCGCTCTACAGCGTCGACATCTCGGGCCGCAACGAGCTGAAGGTGCCGACGCCGGGCTTCGCCTCCGACCCGGCGTGGTCGCCGCTGCTGTCCTCGAGCGCAGGCCAGTAA
- a CDS encoding putative bifunctional diguanylate cyclase/phosphodiesterase, with translation MQFASQTGEPDRGQAAPKVSTAQIDSLFEAPGPLLAGIIFVAIGAAITALRTGQLLTWATLGLIILAGAVRLFDLWRFLPRKSSLTVEEAALWQRRYLIGALIQAAAIGTWCSVALVSTDDAVAHMIALSITTGIVGGGAGRAYGRPSIYHLQAALMFGPAVVALAWHATPYYIAMSVVSAAFLLAIMQLSANLHKIFMRAVVAREREAALAGQFDTALNNMPHGLCMFGVDRQLAVMNHRFSEMLDLPGTLVRNGVNARDIVEACVSSGAISAASGEAIIAEIESSQAKEIVTDDPDAERNRSLSWTVQPMADGGAVVLLEDVTERRNAEEKITHLARYDELTALPNRVHFRNEIERLLAASHSAERLSALLFIDLDQFKQVNDTLGHPCGDQLLCAVANRLREMLRPEDFVARFGGDEFVVFQQNIGAAEDAAALARRIVERLSERYRIDNHLVEIGASVGIALTSPEGVSADTLLKNADMALYRAKADGRGTFCFFRDEMAATVEARRILELDLRKALANEEFELFYQPLVNLKSGKITTCEALLRWNHPVRGTVSPVDIIPVAEDMGLIVDLGRWILRRACLECMKWPDGVSVAVNFSPQQFHQRDVLSEIRYALEVSGLPAHRLEIEITESSLLRNTQLTHDILSQLHALGVRISLDDFGTGYSSLSYLHNFPMQKVKIDRSFLEGIDTDRPLTLLRGVARLSADLGMAVVVEGIETNEQLELISSDGTVSEGQGYLFSRPVPAVRIRQLLDASHGRRIADAQIVAISSRSFA, from the coding sequence ATGCAGTTCGCAAGCCAGACCGGAGAACCCGATCGGGGACAGGCCGCGCCGAAGGTGTCGACCGCGCAGATCGATTCTCTCTTCGAAGCGCCCGGTCCGCTGCTTGCGGGGATCATCTTCGTGGCCATCGGGGCGGCCATCACCGCGTTGAGGACGGGACAGCTCCTGACCTGGGCAACGCTGGGTCTGATCATCCTGGCCGGAGCTGTCCGGTTGTTCGATCTGTGGCGATTCCTGCCGCGCAAATCGAGCCTGACCGTCGAAGAGGCCGCGCTGTGGCAGAGACGCTATCTGATCGGCGCGCTGATCCAGGCCGCTGCGATTGGCACGTGGTGCTCCGTGGCTCTGGTGAGCACGGACGACGCCGTTGCCCACATGATCGCGCTGTCCATCACCACCGGCATCGTTGGCGGAGGTGCGGGGAGGGCTTACGGCCGTCCGTCGATCTACCATCTGCAGGCGGCGCTCATGTTCGGCCCGGCGGTCGTCGCGCTGGCATGGCACGCCACGCCCTACTACATCGCAATGTCGGTCGTGAGCGCCGCATTCCTGCTGGCGATCATGCAGCTCTCCGCCAATCTGCACAAAATATTCATGCGGGCGGTCGTGGCGCGCGAGCGCGAAGCGGCGCTCGCCGGCCAGTTCGATACCGCCCTCAACAACATGCCGCACGGCCTGTGCATGTTCGGCGTCGACAGGCAGCTCGCGGTGATGAACCATCGGTTCAGCGAGATGCTGGATCTGCCCGGCACGCTGGTTCGGAACGGCGTCAACGCGCGCGATATCGTGGAGGCGTGCGTCAGTTCCGGTGCGATATCGGCTGCGAGCGGCGAGGCGATCATCGCCGAGATCGAGAGCTCGCAGGCAAAGGAGATCGTCACCGACGATCCTGACGCGGAGCGCAACCGGTCATTGTCCTGGACCGTCCAGCCGATGGCCGACGGAGGCGCGGTGGTGCTGCTCGAGGACGTCACCGAGCGGCGCAACGCCGAGGAAAAGATCACCCATCTCGCTCGCTACGACGAGCTGACGGCGCTCCCCAACCGCGTTCATTTCCGTAACGAGATTGAACGCCTGCTGGCGGCCTCGCACTCTGCCGAGCGGTTGTCGGCGCTGCTGTTCATCGATCTCGATCAGTTCAAGCAGGTCAACGACACGCTGGGCCATCCCTGCGGCGACCAGCTGCTCTGCGCGGTCGCCAATCGCCTGCGCGAGATGCTGCGGCCGGAGGATTTCGTCGCGCGCTTCGGCGGCGACGAATTCGTCGTGTTCCAGCAGAACATCGGTGCGGCGGAGGATGCCGCCGCGCTCGCGCGCCGGATCGTCGAACGCCTGAGCGAGCGCTACCGCATCGACAATCATCTGGTCGAGATCGGCGCCAGCGTCGGCATCGCGCTGACCTCGCCGGAGGGCGTCAGCGCCGATACCCTGCTCAAGAACGCCGACATGGCGCTGTACCGCGCCAAGGCCGACGGCCGCGGCACCTTCTGCTTCTTCCGCGACGAGATGGCGGCGACCGTCGAGGCCCGCCGCATCCTCGAGCTCGACTTGCGCAAGGCGCTGGCCAACGAGGAGTTCGAGCTGTTCTACCAACCGCTGGTCAATCTCAAGTCCGGCAAGATCACCACCTGCGAGGCGCTGCTGCGCTGGAATCATCCGGTGCGCGGCACGGTCTCGCCGGTCGACATCATCCCGGTCGCCGAGGACATGGGCCTGATCGTCGATCTCGGCCGCTGGATCCTGCGCCGCGCCTGCCTGGAATGCATGAAGTGGCCGGACGGCGTCAGCGTCGCCGTCAACTTCTCGCCGCAGCAATTCCACCAGCGCGACGTGCTCAGCGAAATCCGCTATGCGCTGGAGGTCTCAGGGCTGCCGGCGCACCGGCTCGAGATCGAGATCACCGAGTCCTCGCTGCTGCGTAACACCCAGCTCACCCATGACATCCTCTCGCAGCTGCATGCGCTCGGCGTGCGCATCTCGCTCGACGATTTCGGCACCGGCTATTCCAGCCTCAGCTATCTGCATAATTTCCCGATGCAGAAGGTCAAGATCGACCGCTCCTTCCTCGAGGGCATCGACACCGACCGGCCGCTCACGCTGCTGCGCGGCGTGGCGCGGCTGTCCGCCGATCTCGGCATGGCGGTCGTGGTCGAGGGCATCGAGACCAATGAGCAGCTCGAGCTGATCAGCTCGGACGGTACCGTCTCCGAAGGACAGGGCTATCTGTTCAGCCGGCCCGTGCCGGCGGTGCGGATCCGTCAGCTGCTCGACGCTTCGCATGGCCGCCGCATCGCGGACGCCCAGATCGTCGCGATCTCGTCGCGCTCGTTCGCCTAG